One stretch of Sinomonas terrae DNA includes these proteins:
- a CDS encoding MurR/RpiR family transcriptional regulator: protein MGTYEELQAELQERMPALAPGQRRIATVLLSDPEGTALRSIAETAKVAGVNQSSLVRFATMLGLKGYPALVRLCRDHLSGQVNLVSRFERAQQHTGQGSLFSAVLEHEKDNLTRSYARIDQADWDNAVRTIAEAPAVYVMGLRKCAPIAQLLSYLLKLVRRHVEQISPAAGMFVDQLRDLDPEGAFVAVSIRRYTADTVHALQHAKDRGLATIAFTDDPASPLARLADITFYLETEGVTILRSLSVFTSVAQTLATAVALHLGTQSRQELLVDEQLLADFHVYYED, encoded by the coding sequence GTGGGAACCTACGAAGAGCTCCAAGCCGAGCTGCAGGAGCGGATGCCCGCGCTCGCTCCTGGCCAGCGGCGCATCGCTACAGTCCTGCTCTCCGATCCAGAAGGCACGGCCCTTCGTAGCATCGCCGAAACCGCCAAGGTCGCGGGGGTCAACCAGTCGTCGCTGGTCAGGTTCGCCACGATGCTCGGCTTGAAGGGGTACCCGGCCCTCGTGCGCCTCTGCCGCGACCACCTCTCGGGTCAGGTCAACCTTGTCTCGCGCTTCGAGCGCGCCCAGCAGCACACTGGGCAGGGATCCCTCTTCAGCGCCGTTCTCGAGCACGAGAAGGACAACCTCACTCGAAGCTACGCGAGAATCGATCAGGCGGACTGGGACAACGCAGTCAGAACTATCGCCGAAGCCCCGGCCGTCTACGTCATGGGACTGCGGAAGTGCGCCCCCATCGCCCAGCTGCTGAGCTACCTGCTGAAACTTGTCCGCCGTCATGTGGAGCAGATCTCCCCAGCTGCGGGCATGTTCGTCGACCAGCTCCGCGACCTCGATCCCGAGGGGGCGTTCGTGGCCGTCTCGATCCGCCGCTACACGGCCGATACCGTGCACGCCCTCCAGCACGCCAAGGACCGCGGCCTCGCGACGATCGCGTTCACCGACGACCCGGCGTCGCCCTTGGCCCGCCTCGCGGACATCACGTTCTATTTGGAAACCGAAGGCGTCACCATCCTCCGGTCCCTCTCGGTATTCACCTCAGTCGCTCAGACTCTGGCCACCGCGGTGGCACTTCATCTCGGCACCCAGAGCCGCCAAGAGCTCTTGGTCGACGAGCAGCTGCTGGCGGACTTCCACGTCTACTACGAGGACTGA
- a CDS encoding pyridoxal phosphate-dependent aminotransferase, which yields MTMHSATLAINEAIQKRRAAGEEVLHLGFGEAGLPVPDFIAEALHNAVGRNGYGAVVGSEEARQAAAEWFSRRGLPTEAEQIIFAPGSKALLFAAIAALPGDLILARPSWVSYAAQAALLGKPVIEVPIPAKAGGVPDPALLEAAILEAKDSGGNPGILLLTVPDNPTGTVASEADLRELCRIAEKYGLAVISDEIYAETVHSGESAPSATSYLESRTIVTTGLSKSLALGGWRIGFARIPSNEWGDGVLQDMVGIASEVWSSLAAPMQAVAAHVLSEPDAVREHIERSTRLHAVVANAVCDEFLAVGAHCRRPEAGFYIYPDFEPIRPTLERKGIRTSEELASVLLDRYAVGVLPGAAFGDDPSALRARVATSLLYGASEQERWEALRSEDPLRLPWIAGSLEHLRTALQDLAS from the coding sequence ATGACGATGCACTCGGCCACCTTGGCCATCAATGAGGCGATCCAGAAGAGGAGGGCCGCCGGGGAGGAAGTGCTGCATCTCGGTTTCGGCGAGGCTGGGCTGCCTGTGCCGGACTTCATCGCGGAAGCGCTGCACAACGCCGTTGGAAGGAACGGCTATGGGGCGGTAGTGGGCTCCGAAGAGGCCCGGCAGGCTGCTGCCGAGTGGTTCTCCCGGCGCGGCCTCCCGACTGAAGCCGAGCAGATCATCTTCGCTCCCGGGAGCAAGGCCCTGCTCTTCGCTGCCATCGCCGCACTTCCAGGCGACCTGATCCTTGCCCGCCCCTCATGGGTCAGCTACGCGGCCCAGGCGGCCCTCTTGGGCAAGCCGGTGATCGAGGTCCCGATCCCGGCCAAAGCAGGTGGGGTACCGGACCCGGCCCTGCTCGAAGCTGCGATCCTTGAGGCGAAGGACAGCGGTGGGAACCCCGGCATCCTCCTCCTGACCGTGCCGGACAATCCCACCGGAACGGTCGCGAGCGAGGCGGACCTCCGCGAACTCTGCCGCATCGCCGAGAAGTACGGGCTTGCCGTCATCTCCGACGAGATCTACGCAGAGACGGTGCACTCGGGCGAGTCCGCGCCCTCTGCAACCTCCTATCTGGAGTCGCGCACGATCGTCACGACCGGGCTGTCCAAGTCTTTGGCGTTGGGCGGATGGCGCATCGGCTTCGCCCGGATCCCCAGCAATGAGTGGGGGGACGGGGTGCTACAGGACATGGTCGGTATTGCGAGCGAAGTCTGGTCGAGCCTCGCCGCCCCGATGCAGGCGGTTGCCGCCCACGTCCTTTCCGAGCCAGACGCCGTCCGAGAGCACATCGAGCGCTCCACGCGCCTGCACGCCGTCGTCGCCAACGCTGTATGCGACGAGTTCCTCGCCGTAGGCGCGCACTGCCGTCGTCCCGAGGCCGGCTTCTACATCTATCCCGATTTCGAGCCGATCCGCCCCACCCTCGAGCGCAAGGGCATCCGAACCAGCGAGGAGCTCGCGTCGGTCCTTTTGGACCGGTACGCCGTCGGTGTCCTTCCGGGTGCAGCCTTCGGCGACGATCCCTCGGCCCTCCGCGCACGGGTGGCCACGAGCCTGCTCTACGGAGCCAGCGAGCAGGAACGCTGGGAAGCGCTCCGGTCGGAGGATCCCCTTCGGCTGCCGTGGATTGCGGGCTCTCTGGAACACCTCCGCACGGCGCTCCAGGACCTCGCCTCCTAG
- a CDS encoding dihydrofolate reductase family protein — MPDTTCRMSISLDGFVAGPEQSREDPLGKRGLELHGWHIGDPRANDADKVATEWLMRPRGAYVMGRNMFGPVRGEWDEEWTGWWGPEPPYHAPVFVLTHYGHDPIQMDGGTTFHFVTEGFDAAYSGASEAAGDNGVDIAGGASTVRQALIAGVIDELTLDIAPVLLGSGERIFEGVESFGFEPVEVLHSPLATHIRYRRAG; from the coding sequence ATGCCGGACACGACCTGCCGTATGTCGATCTCGCTGGACGGCTTCGTCGCCGGCCCTGAGCAGAGCCGCGAGGACCCTTTGGGCAAGCGGGGGCTGGAGTTGCACGGCTGGCACATCGGCGACCCGCGCGCCAACGACGCCGACAAAGTCGCGACCGAGTGGCTTATGCGTCCCCGCGGCGCGTACGTGATGGGGCGGAACATGTTCGGCCCGGTCCGCGGAGAGTGGGATGAGGAATGGACCGGGTGGTGGGGCCCCGAGCCGCCGTACCACGCGCCGGTTTTCGTACTGACCCATTACGGACATGATCCGATCCAGATGGACGGCGGGACGACGTTTCACTTCGTCACCGAAGGCTTCGACGCCGCCTACTCTGGGGCTTCGGAGGCCGCCGGGGATAACGGCGTGGACATCGCCGGCGGGGCCTCGACCGTCCGCCAAGCACTGATTGCCGGGGTGATCGACGAACTCACCCTCGACATCGCACCGGTCCTGCTCGGTTCCGGCGAGCGCATTTTCGAAGGCGTTGAGTCCTTCGGCTTCGAACCGGTCGAGGTGCTGCACTCACCGCTGGCGACCCACATCCGTTATCGCCGCGCTGGCTGA
- a CDS encoding iron-containing alcohol dehydrogenase yields the protein MTFHIALPRLMRVGAGAIQELGDVVAELGARRPLIITDPFMQKSGTADIAARALSTAGFEGGVFAETVPDPTTESLVVGLEAVKQHEADVLIGLGGGSSIDTAKALGFLSLNEGPMRDYKAPKTNTGQSLPVVAVPTTAGTGSEATQFTIISDSETDEKMLCTGPSFLPIAAVVDYELTLSMPARLSADTGVDALTHAIEAYVSRRANPFSDGFALAAMTAIGRNLREVYKDGSNRNAREAMMLAATQAGIAFSNSSVALVHGMSRPIGAHFHIAHGLANAMLFPVVTEFSVTGAEARYADCARALGVAGVEDDDEASAQALVTELRALNEDLAVPTPQSYGIGSDDWDRLIPLMAEQALASGSPANNPVVPDASAIEALYAKIYA from the coding sequence ATGACATTCCATATCGCGTTGCCCCGGCTCATGAGGGTTGGCGCAGGCGCCATCCAGGAATTGGGCGACGTCGTCGCCGAACTCGGAGCGCGGCGTCCCCTCATCATCACAGATCCGTTTATGCAGAAGTCGGGGACCGCGGACATCGCGGCGCGGGCTCTCAGCACCGCCGGCTTCGAGGGCGGCGTCTTCGCCGAGACGGTGCCGGACCCCACTACCGAATCGCTCGTCGTCGGACTTGAGGCCGTCAAGCAGCACGAGGCGGACGTCCTGATCGGACTGGGCGGAGGCAGCTCCATCGACACAGCGAAGGCGCTCGGCTTCCTCTCCCTCAACGAAGGCCCGATGCGCGACTACAAGGCGCCCAAAACCAACACCGGGCAGTCGTTGCCAGTCGTCGCGGTCCCGACGACGGCGGGCACCGGCTCCGAGGCGACCCAGTTCACGATCATCAGCGACTCGGAAACCGACGAGAAGATGCTCTGCACGGGTCCCTCCTTTCTACCAATCGCAGCAGTCGTGGACTACGAGCTGACCCTCTCCATGCCTGCAAGGCTCAGCGCCGACACCGGAGTCGACGCGCTCACTCACGCCATCGAGGCGTACGTGAGCCGGAGGGCGAACCCCTTCTCAGATGGCTTCGCGTTGGCGGCTATGACGGCCATCGGACGAAACCTCCGTGAGGTCTACAAGGACGGGTCGAACCGAAACGCCCGAGAGGCGATGATGCTCGCCGCCACCCAGGCGGGCATCGCCTTCTCCAACTCGAGTGTCGCCCTCGTGCATGGGATGAGCCGGCCGATCGGCGCCCATTTCCATATCGCGCACGGCCTTGCCAACGCCATGCTCTTCCCCGTGGTCACCGAGTTCTCTGTCACCGGTGCCGAGGCCCGTTATGCCGATTGTGCGCGCGCTCTGGGGGTCGCCGGTGTGGAGGACGACGACGAAGCGTCCGCCCAAGCGCTCGTCACCGAACTCCGCGCACTGAACGAGGACCTGGCTGTTCCCACCCCTCAGTCCTACGGAATCGGCTCCGACGACTGGGATCGACTGATCCCTCTCATGGCCGAGCAGGCCCTCGCCTCGGGATCGCCGGCGAACAACCCGGTCGTGCCCGACGCGTCCGCGATCGAAGCGCTCTACGCCAAGATCTACGCCTGA
- a CDS encoding TAXI family TRAP transporter solute-binding subunit, with translation MASLGGVLLPTAAGCVPGPPADSLTVAGGEAGGLYLEFAALLASSLQRHGVAKKASALETGGSLENMDRLARGEATLAIALSDAASDRLGGDTPSSAPSAAGGARMLALGKVYENYLHCVVRKDSGILSVADLAGKAVAVGDPGSGTSLTARRLLEVAGMSAAAPSPTTPGTLPAFQLGLNRGLAALRDGSVEALFWSGGVPTAAIAAFAKSTKLQLLDLSPLIPTMKARFGSFYERVLIQENSYDGIPATWTVGVANLLLCRADLDRDVARSTVEILLQHSAELVPSSSRGVQYLSPETLIGTAGVPLHPGAEDAYRAFHG, from the coding sequence GTGGCGAGCCTCGGAGGCGTGCTCCTCCCAACCGCAGCCGGCTGTGTGCCCGGGCCGCCTGCCGATTCCCTTACTGTTGCCGGCGGCGAAGCCGGAGGCCTATACCTTGAGTTCGCCGCGCTCCTTGCGTCTTCCCTCCAGCGACACGGCGTTGCCAAGAAGGCCTCTGCCCTCGAGACCGGCGGGAGCCTCGAGAACATGGACAGGCTGGCGCGGGGTGAGGCGACTCTGGCAATCGCCCTCTCGGACGCGGCGTCCGATCGGCTCGGTGGGGACACGCCGTCGTCTGCTCCTTCCGCGGCAGGGGGCGCGAGGATGCTCGCGCTCGGGAAGGTCTACGAGAACTACCTGCATTGCGTGGTGCGAAAGGACAGCGGCATCTTGAGTGTCGCGGACCTTGCGGGGAAGGCAGTCGCTGTCGGTGACCCCGGTTCCGGCACCTCTCTTACCGCTCGGCGGCTGCTCGAGGTGGCTGGGATGTCGGCGGCCGCGCCATCTCCGACCACTCCCGGAACACTGCCTGCCTTCCAGCTCGGGCTCAACCGAGGGCTCGCGGCGCTTCGCGACGGGAGCGTTGAGGCGCTCTTCTGGTCGGGAGGCGTCCCCACCGCAGCGATTGCGGCCTTCGCAAAGAGTACGAAACTCCAGCTGCTCGATCTCTCACCGCTCATCCCGACGATGAAGGCCAGATTCGGCAGCTTCTACGAGCGGGTCCTCATCCAAGAGAACAGCTACGACGGCATTCCGGCGACATGGACGGTAGGCGTGGCGAATCTCCTCCTATGCCGGGCTGACTTGGACCGGGATGTGGCGCGCTCGACCGTAGAGATCCTCCTCCAGCACTCAGCGGAACTCGTCCCGTCGTCGAGCCGTGGTGTCCAGTACCTCAGTCCCGAGACCCTGATCGGTACCGCCGGCGTCCCGCTGCACCCCGGAGCGGAAGATGCTTACCGGGCTTTCCACGGCTAG
- a CDS encoding sensor histidine kinase, with amino-acid sequence MQLQREMDRYSALYGEGVLVHTPQTTLASGGLRADEADVRNAVAQAQLNLNDLTLERVQPFGPKNEVIARSFGTASQVLGEAVIDVDLTAAEQKLRDRCLLVALGALAVWVLLILGAERLTRWVLRPVHRLTDAVIAFEESERATRLREEGPPELQRLSRAFSAMAEHVGASMQAQRQLIADTSHQLRNPVGALRLRTDLLALELDTPAQREAASGVVKELDQVEEMLDRMLRLAAAEHRARRRSIAGGSEAPMGELSEVLDPSTVLQEAIERAGPSARHAGAVLELDNPPMPRLQLACGRGDLADIVGELLENAIKYAGPEGGRITLRAGRRGRSAVVEVADRGPGLSPEEREAATTRFWRSPGHSASRGTGLGLPIVEQLAEANGGRLVLAPNEPRGLIARVEFPLACATADDDALPDGGALAAAHDDALPDGGVDIAGEGAAASGGENRDA; translated from the coding sequence GTGCAGCTGCAGCGTGAAATGGACCGCTACTCCGCACTGTACGGCGAGGGTGTCCTAGTCCACACGCCGCAGACGACGCTCGCCTCCGGTGGTCTGCGTGCCGACGAGGCCGATGTGCGGAACGCGGTCGCCCAAGCGCAGCTCAACCTCAACGACCTCACGCTCGAGCGGGTGCAGCCGTTCGGCCCCAAGAACGAGGTGATCGCGCGCTCGTTCGGGACGGCCAGCCAAGTGCTCGGCGAGGCCGTGATCGACGTCGACCTGACTGCGGCCGAGCAGAAGCTGAGAGATCGCTGTCTGCTTGTGGCGCTGGGGGCGCTCGCCGTGTGGGTCCTTCTGATCCTTGGCGCGGAGCGCCTCACAAGGTGGGTCCTGCGCCCCGTCCATCGCCTCACTGACGCGGTGATCGCGTTCGAGGAGTCCGAACGCGCTACTCGACTGCGGGAGGAGGGCCCTCCTGAACTGCAGCGGCTGAGCCGGGCCTTCTCCGCCATGGCCGAGCACGTGGGCGCGAGCATGCAGGCGCAGCGCCAGCTCATCGCGGACACGTCGCATCAACTCCGGAACCCCGTGGGCGCGCTCCGGCTGAGGACAGACCTCCTCGCCCTTGAGCTCGACACTCCCGCCCAGCGCGAGGCTGCGTCTGGTGTGGTGAAGGAACTCGATCAGGTCGAGGAGATGCTGGACAGGATGCTCCGGCTTGCGGCAGCCGAGCACAGGGCCCGCAGGCGCTCGATTGCGGGCGGTTCGGAGGCGCCCATGGGCGAACTCTCCGAGGTCTTGGACCCGTCGACGGTCCTCCAGGAGGCTATCGAGCGCGCCGGGCCGTCTGCCCGCCATGCCGGTGCCGTACTCGAACTCGACAATCCGCCAATGCCGCGGCTGCAGCTGGCCTGTGGCCGAGGCGATCTCGCTGACATCGTCGGGGAACTCCTCGAGAATGCGATCAAGTATGCCGGGCCCGAAGGCGGTCGCATCACTCTTCGTGCCGGACGGCGGGGGCGTAGCGCGGTCGTGGAGGTTGCCGACCGGGGGCCAGGCCTCTCGCCTGAGGAGCGCGAGGCGGCGACCACCCGTTTCTGGCGGTCGCCAGGGCATAGCGCCTCGCGTGGCACGGGCCTCGGGCTTCCGATCGTCGAGCAGCTCGCGGAGGCGAACGGGGGCCGCCTGGTCCTTGCCCCGAACGAGCCCCGCGGCTTGATAGCGCGGGTCGAGTTCCCCTTGGCGTGCGCCACAGCGGACGACGACGCGCTGCCGGACGGCGGCGCGCTCGCTGCCGCGCATGACGACGCGCTGCCGGACGGCGGCGTCGACATCGCAGGCGAAGGGGCGGCGGCTTCTGGCGGGGAGAACCGGGATGCCTGA
- a CDS encoding response regulator transcription factor, whose amino-acid sequence MRVLIVEDDDAMASALMASVRSATHEASRVSRGADALLAHRDYDAILLDLGLPDMDGLDVLRKLRQVTDAPLLILTARDDDRSVVMGLRSGADDYLVKPVKLVELLARIEAVARRAARARGTQPHRLEVGEVSIDLDRRVAAVGRRILNLTATEYELLVLLARNSGSVVTREQILDALWGDAFVASSRSLDVHLTGLRSKLRLPGFIINVRGVGYRIEGSSQPHSPQPHSPRPHSPERT is encoded by the coding sequence ATGCGTGTGCTGATCGTCGAGGACGACGACGCCATGGCGTCCGCGCTGATGGCCTCCGTCCGCTCGGCGACGCACGAGGCCTCCCGGGTGAGCAGGGGCGCGGATGCGCTCTTGGCCCACCGAGACTACGACGCGATCCTGCTGGATCTCGGCCTGCCCGACATGGACGGCCTTGATGTGCTGCGGAAGCTGCGCCAGGTCACGGATGCGCCCCTCCTCATTCTCACGGCCCGCGACGACGACCGCAGCGTGGTGATGGGCCTGCGCTCCGGGGCGGACGACTATCTGGTCAAGCCGGTCAAACTCGTCGAGCTGCTCGCCCGGATTGAGGCGGTCGCCCGGCGCGCCGCCCGCGCCCGCGGCACCCAGCCGCACCGTCTCGAAGTCGGTGAGGTGAGCATCGACCTCGACCGGCGAGTGGCCGCCGTCGGACGCCGCATTCTCAATCTCACGGCCACCGAGTACGAGCTGCTTGTGCTCCTCGCCCGGAATTCGGGTTCGGTCGTCACTCGTGAGCAGATCCTGGATGCGCTCTGGGGCGATGCTTTCGTGGCTTCCTCACGTTCGCTCGACGTGCACCTCACGGGGCTGAGGTCCAAGCTCAGGCTCCCGGGCTTCATCATCAACGTGCGCGGGGTGGGCTACCGCATCGAGGGCTCGTCACAGCCCCACAGCCCACAGCCCCACAGCCCACGGCCCCACAGCCCAGAGCGCACATGA
- a CDS encoding MFS transporter — MSITHPEVTSNAARTRRAVANTLKGSAGNLIEWYDLYVYAAFSAYFAAYFFNSKDPVQAQIDAYLSFALTFLMRPVGSWFFGRYADRRGRRAALTLSVTLMGLGSLLVAVLPGIAQIGVWSTVLMYFSRLLQGFSVGGEYGTAATYMSEVATAKRRGFFSSFQYVTLVGGQVLALLTLVILQTTLGESDLKAWGWRIPFAIGAVTALIVLWLRRTMDETISHQQVEAAKGGTAPSLGGQGAKSETAEPGTLKLLFTKHWKPFVVVVFLTMGGTCAFYLYTTYILSFMNNVSHIPKTQTSIINFWALFVYMLLHPLFGLLSDRIGRKLQLIVFGVLGAIFTWPIMSALAGTKDPVVAFLLMLAGLLIVVNYTSISAIVKAELFPASVRALGVGLGYAVANSLFGGTVPFIGEWLSSAGHKDWLFTYVTITIVISLVVYIFFLPNRKKETLLDQDLTPEDAADPAMGRASA; from the coding sequence ATGAGCATCACACATCCTGAGGTCACGAGCAACGCTGCTCGGACCCGACGAGCCGTCGCCAACACCCTGAAGGGGTCCGCGGGCAATCTCATCGAATGGTACGACCTATACGTCTACGCAGCCTTCTCGGCGTACTTCGCGGCCTACTTCTTCAACAGCAAAGACCCGGTCCAGGCACAGATCGACGCCTACCTCTCATTCGCTCTCACCTTCCTCATGCGCCCAGTGGGCTCATGGTTCTTCGGCCGCTACGCGGACCGCCGAGGACGGCGCGCGGCCCTCACCCTGAGCGTCACGCTGATGGGCTTGGGCTCGCTCCTCGTCGCCGTGCTGCCGGGCATCGCACAGATCGGGGTCTGGTCCACGGTCCTCATGTACTTCTCCCGGCTGCTTCAGGGCTTCTCCGTGGGAGGCGAGTATGGCACCGCCGCCACCTACATGTCCGAGGTGGCCACCGCCAAACGCCGCGGCTTCTTCTCGAGCTTCCAATACGTGACCCTCGTGGGCGGCCAGGTGCTTGCCCTCCTGACCCTCGTGATCCTCCAAACCACCCTCGGCGAGTCCGATCTCAAGGCGTGGGGCTGGCGCATCCCGTTCGCAATCGGCGCCGTCACCGCACTCATCGTCCTCTGGTTGCGCCGGACCATGGACGAGACCATCTCTCATCAGCAGGTCGAAGCCGCCAAGGGCGGAACTGCCCCCTCGCTGGGCGGTCAGGGCGCGAAGTCCGAGACGGCCGAGCCCGGCACCCTCAAGCTCCTCTTCACGAAGCACTGGAAGCCGTTCGTGGTCGTTGTCTTCCTCACGATGGGCGGCACTTGCGCGTTCTACCTCTACACGACGTACATCCTCAGCTTCATGAACAACGTCTCCCACATACCCAAGACCCAGACCTCGATCATCAACTTCTGGGCCTTGTTCGTGTACATGCTCCTGCACCCGCTGTTCGGCCTGCTCTCCGATCGGATCGGCCGCAAGCTCCAGCTCATCGTGTTCGGCGTCCTCGGCGCGATCTTCACATGGCCCATCATGTCCGCGCTCGCCGGGACGAAGGACCCGGTCGTTGCGTTCCTGCTCATGCTTGCAGGCCTCCTGATCGTCGTGAACTACACCTCGATCAGTGCGATCGTGAAGGCCGAACTGTTCCCCGCTTCGGTCCGCGCGCTCGGCGTGGGCCTCGGCTACGCCGTCGCCAACTCCCTCTTCGGCGGCACTGTGCCGTTCATCGGTGAGTGGCTCTCCAGCGCCGGGCACAAGGACTGGCTCTTCACGTACGTGACGATCACGATCGTGATCTCCCTCGTCGTCTACATCTTCTTCCTGCCCAACAGGAAGAAGGAAACGCTGCTCGATCAGGACCTCACGCCGGAGGATGCAGCAGACCCGGCCATGGGACGCGCGTCGGCCTGA
- a CDS encoding sigma-70 family RNA polymerase sigma factor — MPPAPAEAASRETASPETASPETASPETLAAARAAGDLAVEYLGVADAIARRFRCPGHDPEDLRQVARLGLLKAARRYRSDRGHGFVPYAVPTVTGEIKRYLRDHSWAVRPPRGIQETRLKVNAARPRLAQALGHQPTTLELSRELGVGPADIAEAQLADASLIADPIEHLDSPADTEGRPLPVALAAEDPGFEHVESLHALAGALREASEQDRELLHMRFGQELTQDEIAQRLGMSQMQVSRLLRRLLDRLRRRMAA, encoded by the coding sequence ATGCCGCCAGCGCCGGCCGAGGCAGCCTCTCGCGAGACGGCCTCTCCCGAGACGGCATCACCTGAGACGGCATCACCCGAGACTCTGGCGGCAGCCCGAGCCGCCGGCGACCTCGCAGTCGAGTACCTCGGCGTCGCCGACGCCATCGCCCGTCGCTTCCGCTGCCCGGGGCACGATCCCGAAGACCTGCGCCAGGTCGCACGCCTGGGTCTGCTCAAGGCCGCTCGCCGCTACCGCAGCGACCGAGGCCACGGATTCGTCCCGTACGCGGTGCCCACGGTCACGGGCGAGATCAAGCGCTACCTGCGTGACCACTCTTGGGCAGTGCGTCCCCCACGCGGGATTCAGGAGACGCGGCTGAAGGTCAACGCTGCCCGACCCCGGCTGGCCCAGGCCCTCGGGCACCAGCCCACAACCCTCGAGCTCAGCCGCGAGCTCGGCGTCGGTCCGGCCGACATCGCCGAGGCGCAGCTCGCCGACGCTTCCCTGATCGCCGACCCCATCGAGCACCTGGACTCCCCTGCGGATACGGAGGGACGCCCCCTCCCGGTGGCCCTTGCCGCAGAGGACCCTGGCTTCGAGCACGTCGAGTCCCTCCACGCCCTTGCCGGGGCTCTCCGGGAAGCTTCAGAACAGGACCGCGAACTGCTGCACATGCGCTTCGGGCAGGAGTTGACCCAGGATGAGATCGCCCAGCGGCTCGGAATGAGCCAGATGCAGGTCTCCCGCCTCCTGCGGCGGCTCCTCGACAGGCTCCGCCGCCGCATGGCCGCCTGA
- a CDS encoding arylsulfotransferase family protein, whose translation MIPVSRRHFIQGAGLAVAGAAAGAGVARSGVFPAPPPAAAAAPTPSASATSTAPADRAFVSTKLTAARTNVWSDGPHAPGLIFAGPFGHGTNGLIIDNQGHPVWMEPTGAGVMDLRVQTYQGQPVLTYWTGKGIGGHGAGKGVIKDSGYRTVAEVDAGGGLQADLHEFRLTPRGTALLTAYPTATHDLSALGGPSDGYIYDCHVQEVDIATGKLLFDWAASDNVPVTESYVKPSDDPGQDGTSEQKAFDPYHVNSVDLRPDGYLVSFRHTHTVYLISPAGDVLWRLGGKAGDFQLAPDAQFLWQHDVRQRSGGVISLFDNHHKDESTGTSRGLLLDVDEKNRTASLRLQLLNAGHRGNAMGSVQYLPNGNFFVGWGMDPAATEYTPTGRPVFEVTGIGSASYRVYRCPWTGTPDAVPDAAVVNTNGSTMTGYASWNGATEVRRWRFLTGPSPSALTEALVVVRTGFETCADVAQAPYFAAQALDAQGRALATSLTVKA comes from the coding sequence GTGATCCCGGTCAGCCGTCGTCATTTCATCCAGGGAGCGGGCCTCGCCGTCGCCGGCGCCGCTGCTGGGGCCGGCGTCGCGCGCTCGGGCGTCTTCCCGGCGCCGCCCCCGGCAGCGGCCGCCGCGCCCACGCCCTCTGCCTCGGCGACCAGCACCGCTCCTGCAGACCGGGCCTTCGTCAGCACCAAGCTCACAGCCGCCCGCACGAACGTCTGGTCGGACGGGCCGCACGCTCCCGGGCTGATCTTCGCCGGCCCCTTCGGACACGGGACGAACGGGCTGATCATCGACAACCAAGGCCACCCGGTGTGGATGGAGCCTACCGGCGCCGGCGTCATGGACCTGCGCGTCCAGACCTACCAAGGGCAGCCGGTGCTGACCTACTGGACCGGGAAGGGCATCGGCGGGCACGGAGCGGGCAAGGGCGTGATCAAGGACTCCGGCTATCGCACGGTCGCGGAGGTCGACGCCGGAGGCGGCCTGCAGGCGGACCTTCACGAGTTCCGCCTCACACCCAGGGGGACGGCGCTGCTGACGGCCTATCCCACCGCCACCCATGACCTCAGCGCGTTGGGCGGCCCCTCCGACGGGTACATCTACGACTGCCACGTCCAAGAGGTCGACATCGCCACAGGCAAGCTGCTCTTCGACTGGGCGGCCTCGGACAACGTGCCCGTCACGGAAAGCTATGTGAAGCCCTCGGACGACCCCGGCCAGGACGGCACGAGCGAGCAGAAGGCGTTCGACCCATACCATGTGAACTCCGTCGACCTCCGGCCCGACGGCTACCTCGTCTCCTTCCGCCACACGCACACGGTCTACCTCATCAGTCCAGCCGGGGACGTCCTGTGGCGGCTCGGCGGCAAGGCGGGCGACTTCCAACTCGCACCGGACGCGCAGTTCCTCTGGCAGCACGACGTCCGCCAGCGCTCCGGCGGAGTCATCAGCCTCTTCGACAACCATCACAAGGACGAGAGCACTGGCACCTCCCGCGGCCTGCTCCTGGACGTCGACGAGAAGAACCGCACGGCATCCCTCAGGCTCCAGCTCCTCAACGCCGGCCACAGGGGCAACGCCATGGGCAGCGTCCAGTACCTCCCGAACGGGAACTTCTTCGTCGGATGGGGCATGGACCCGGCAGCGACCGAGTACACCCCCACAGGGAGGCCTGTCTTTGAGGTCACCGGAATCGGCAGCGCCTCCTACCGGGTCTACCGCTGCCCTTGGACCGGCACCCCCGACGCCGTCCCGGACGCCGCCGTCGTCAACACCAACGGCTCGACAATGACCGGATACGCCAGCTGGAACGGTGCTACCGAGGTGCGCCGCTGGAGATTCCTCACCGGCCCCAGCCCGTCCGCGCTGACCGAGGCTCTCGTCGTCGTCAGGACAGGCTTCGAAACCTGCGCGGACGTCGCCCAGGCACCCTACTTCGCCGCCCAGGCCCTCGACGCCCAGGGCAGAGCACTCGCGACCTCCCTCACGGTGAAGGCCTAG